A stretch of [Clostridium] scindens DNA encodes these proteins:
- a CDS encoding carbohydrate ABC transporter permease, protein MKNNRFVAAVLIPGFVFMLIFAVFPVAYGLGISFYDYNPASTHNLFLGIDNYKRLIQDETFWKAVRNTVFFCVIAVAGNIVITLFLAKIISVLPSKGLKTLFRTILFIPCIAPMVGTSMVWKYGIVGTDGGMINQILAFFGRSPKNWFLTTLPLMIIIIVYTLWADIGYNVVLFTAGIENVPKEFDEAAAIDGAGPIRRFISIKLPLMGRTFAFVAIMTMANYFQMFAQFRIFAAKGGIDNSAMVLTNYIFKTSFLSFDMGYASAIATALFLIVFVVALVQNKMMRSDWSYE, encoded by the coding sequence ATGAAAAATAATCGTTTTGTAGCTGCAGTACTGATTCCCGGATTCGTTTTTATGCTTATCTTTGCAGTCTTTCCGGTGGCATACGGCCTGGGGATATCGTTCTACGACTATAATCCTGCCAGCACGCACAATCTGTTTCTGGGAATAGACAACTATAAAAGGCTGATCCAGGATGAGACGTTCTGGAAAGCGGTGCGAAACACCGTCTTTTTCTGTGTGATTGCCGTAGCTGGAAATATAGTGATCACGCTGTTTCTTGCGAAAATCATCTCTGTGCTGCCATCCAAAGGATTAAAGACTCTTTTTCGGACGATCCTATTTATCCCATGTATCGCGCCTATGGTAGGAACCTCTATGGTATGGAAGTATGGAATCGTAGGCACGGATGGGGGGATGATCAATCAAATTCTGGCATTCTTCGGAAGAAGCCCCAAGAACTGGTTTCTGACTACGCTACCGCTTATGATCATCATTATCGTTTATACGCTGTGGGCGGATATCGGATATAACGTGGTGCTATTTACGGCAGGGATCGAGAACGTGCCAAAGGAGTTCGATGAGGCGGCTGCCATAGACGGCGCAGGCCCAATCCGCAGATTTATCTCCATCAAGCTGCCTCTGATGGGACGTACGTTTGCGTTTGTGGCTATTATGACGATGGCCAACTATTTCCAGATGTTTGCACAGTTTCGCATATTTGCAGCCAAGGGCGGGATTGACAATTCTGCGATGGTGCTTACGAACTATATCTTTAAGACCAGTTTCCTAAGTTTTGATATGGGATACGCCTCTGCAATCGCAACCGCGTTATTCCTGATCGTATTCGTAGTCGCCCTGGTACAGAATAAGATGATGCGATCAGATTGGAGTTATGAATGA